CAGCTTTATCCATTGCATAAAATAAACCTGCAGAATAAATTTCCCCGTGGAATTCCTCAAAATATTTTTTTCTCTCCGGACAAAGTATTTTCCGCAAGCCTGGCCCGAATCCCCTGGGGGTTTGAGAGGTTAAAATCAGGTCTAATTGCCCGGTTTCCAGGTGAAGCGTTTTCAGAAACTTCCGAATCGACTTTTCAGCACATTCAAGGCAATGATTCAAAAAGTGGTTGTCCTGAGAGTTTAAAAACATAAAACGCCCAGTCCCCCAATCAATCATGCTTTTATTGTCGTTTTCATAATCCGGATAAGTGTCGGTACTGAATTTTACAAATCCTTTATCTTTTCTGTCCTTTACAAGCAATATTGCAGCTGCACCATTAACATATTTGAAATTTTCTGTTCGCCCCCTATTTGGTTTGGCATCTCCTGCCACAACCATTCCACTATCTATTTGACCCGTTTGCAAGAACCCATCTATGACCTGAATAGCATTCATTGCCCCCCCACCTCCATTATGCAGGTCAAAAGAAAACAGCTTTCTGTTTTGGAAAAGAGGAGCTTTGGTCTTGCTGGTTCTGAAAATTTTATTTAAAATTAAAGCAGAGAGGGCTGGCTCGGAAAGATGATTTTCTGAATATACTCCAGTGTTAATTAACAGTTCAAGGTTTTCAGGACCATTGCCAGCATATTTTAAGCACTGCTTAGCAGCCTGGGCTGTCATGCTTACAATGCCTTTACGCAAAAAAGGTTTGAAAAAGGCCACTGATTTAATAATGGTACCCATACCTTTTCACCAAATCATATACTGAAAAAACAATGAACCCGATAACCAAGCCGGAAGCAAAGCTAAGCATCATTATTTTATCCCCTTCTTTTAACCGGTTCTCCATTAAATATTTGTAAAGGGTAGTAAAATGTGTTGTGGAGGCAGTATTTCCGGTATCCTGAAGGTTAATAACAACTTCACCTGGTTCTTCCCCAAAAAACCTAGCAAAATATTTGGCACCTGATTGTATAGAGAGCTTTGAGGTTTGGTGGGGAATTAAAAAATCAATCTGGCTCATTCTGAGGCCGGCTTTTTCAAATGCACATTTAATGATTGGGGGTGCATTCTGTATTGAAACTTCATGAATCTTCTTCATAGAAGTTTTCATTACACCACCAGGATGCCTTGAGCTTTGATTTCCAATGCATAAGTCGCTGTACTGGCTTAAAGAAACCAGCTCAGAAACCCGAAAACTTTCGTTTGTTTTATTAGTAGCAGTCAAAATGACAGCTGCCCCTGCATCTCCAACGGTGAGCGAAGCCAATTCATCATGTTTCATTGAACTGATATTTAAAACAGCATTGTTGCTAATGCTTGTGATATATTCACCGCTGACAACCATGCAGTTTTTGACCACACCACGCGAAATAAAATTATTGGCAATATGAACCCCGGTAATCATGCCTGCACAAGCGTTTGAAACATCAAAGTTTAAGGCATTGGGGCAACCAAGGCTCTGTTTTATCAGGTTTGAAATCGAAGGTTCATAGTAATGTTTCAACCCGTTAACATATTTTGAAATGGAGCAGGAAATGATCATCTCAATCTCCCTGGCTTCATATTCCGAATGGCTCAAGCAATCTTTGGCAGCGGCAAGGGCAAGGGTTAATGTATCTTCATGGGATCCACAAACCCTTCTCCTGGAAATACCTGTCAGCAATTCCAGTTTCAAGGGCTTTCTGACTTTTAATTTGCCCATAATTTCAGCAGTAGTGACACTGGTTTCCGGCAGTTCAACCCCGATGCTTTCAATTTTACTTCCCGCGCTCATTTGTTTTGGTTTACAAATGCATGGATAATTAAAGCCAGTTCATTCGGAGAGTCCTCCTGCAAAAAGTGTTTCCCTTCAAGCATTCTGTGTGGCTGGTTTTTTGTCCCGGGAATGAATGCCTGCAAGATCTTTTCACCATCCCTGGTTATCACATCACCCTTGCTGAAAACGGTTAAAACGGGGATTTCCAGTTTTTTTAGTCTTTCCCAGCTCTCTGCAATCAAAGGCGCCCCCGGATCGTTTTTGCCTGCAGGAATAAGCTGGGGTAAGGCCCTGATGGCGGCTTTATCCCTTTCCTTAGAAAACGGAAAATTATAACCCGCCCGTTCGGTTCGGGAAAGCGGCCTCTTACATCCCAACTCTACGACCCGGCCAACCGGGATATGAGGTGAATGTCTTGAAAACCATCGCCAGAAACGAAATAAAAACGGAGTTTTCTGCCCGGTCAATGGCAGGTAACCATTGCATAAAATTATTCCTGAAAAGACAGCCGGTTTGTTTGCTGCCACAATCATACCAACAATGGCACCCCAATCATGGGCAAACAAGAAAAGATTTTTCAAATCCAGCTTTTCAATCAGGCCTTCAATCCAATTGACAAGATTTCCAATGGAATAAGAAGCTATATTCTGGGGTTTATCCGATTTGCCAAAGCCAGGCAAATCAGGCGCAATAACCCTTAAACCATATTGCAGGCAAAAAGGGATAATGTTACGGAAAGTGTATGACCAGGCAGGAACACCATGCAAAAAAAGAACAGCCGGAGCATGATCATCTCCTTCCAAAATATAATGCATACGCACTCCGCCAATTTCAATAAAATTTGGCTTGAAGGGATAGGCTGCAAGGAGGGGGGATGATGTGGAGTATGTCTTTTCCCGGGCTGACACTTCAAATGGTTTGTAACTTCTTCGGTTCAAGAAACAGAAAACCAATTATTATTAAAGTTACAACAAAGTTCTTTTCAATGTTATAAGTTATTCAGAAAAAAACATGGTTACAAACAGAACTGCCTGAGCCCGGTATTACCGGGTACAATTTTTCTGCCCCCCTTTATTACAGCTTCACGTTCTGCTTTTGGGAAATGGCTGTCCTTTATGAGAGCCCGGGAGATCGTGCAGAGGTTTTAAAACTGAGCTGTTTTTCAAAAATCAGAAAAGCCGAGACCTGATTG
This genomic stretch from Bacteroides sp. harbors:
- a CDS encoding haloalkane dehalogenase; protein product: MSAREKTYSTSSPLLAAYPFKPNFIEIGGVRMHYILEGDDHAPAVLFLHGVPAWSYTFRNIIPFCLQYGLRVIAPDLPGFGKSDKPQNIASYSIGNLVNWIEGLIEKLDLKNLFLFAHDWGAIVGMIVAANKPAVFSGIILCNGYLPLTGQKTPFLFRFWRWFSRHSPHIPVGRVVELGCKRPLSRTERAGYNFPFSKERDKAAIRALPQLIPAGKNDPGAPLIAESWERLKKLEIPVLTVFSKGDVITRDGEKILQAFIPGTKNQPHRMLEGKHFLQEDSPNELALIIHAFVNQNK
- a CDS encoding 3-oxoacyl-[acyl-carrier-protein] synthase III C-terminal domain-containing protein; translated protein: MKLELLTGISRRRVCGSHEDTLTLALAAAKDCLSHSEYEAREIEMIISCSISKYVNGLKHYYEPSISNLIKQSLGCPNALNFDVSNACAGMITGVHIANNFISRGVVKNCMVVSGEYITSISNNAVLNISSMKHDELASLTVGDAGAAVILTATNKTNESFRVSELVSLSQYSDLCIGNQSSRHPGGVMKTSMKKIHEVSIQNAPPIIKCAFEKAGLRMSQIDFLIPHQTSKLSIQSGAKYFARFFGEEPGEVVINLQDTGNTASTTHFTTLYKYLMENRLKEGDKIMMLSFASGLVIGFIVFSVYDLVKRYGYHY